The DNA segment TTGCCTCTCTCCCATGTTAGATGACCGCCAGTTTTTGATTCGCCCCTATCAACCTTCCGACCGCGCCGAAGTGCGCCGGCTTTGTTGTGAAACGGGATTTCTAGGCAACCCGATTGATCCGATTTTTGAGGATCGCGAGTTGTTCGCCGATTACCTCACGCAATATTATCTCGACCACGAGCCGGAGTCGTCGTTCGTCATTCTGGTTGATGGCGAGTTAAAGGGTTATCTGCTCGGTTCGCGCCAACCGAAACGCCAGCAGTTTCACAGTTTTTTTCAGAACATCAGCCTCGTCACGCGCGGGCTCCTGCGTTATCCGCGTTACAGCGCAACCTCCAAGAAATTCGTCCACTGGATTCTTTGCAATGGCTGGCGCGAAGTGCCCGCGGCACCGCGCAACATTCCGCACTTCCATATCAATCTGCTAGCCGAGGCGCACAGCGTTCCCACGACTCGCGCGCTTATGGATGCCTATCTAACCTATCTCACCAAGTGCGGTGAGAAACAGGTTTATGGTCAGATGACGACCTTCCACAACCGGCGGGGCACGAAGATGTTTGAGCGCTACGGTTTTAGGGTCATCAATCGCGCGGAAATCACGAAGTATCGTGACCTGCATCCAGAGCCGGTCTATCTCAGCACGGTGCTCAAAGATTTGACTGAAAACAGTCAGCTCTACGGCAGCCGGGTTGGCTAGCTATTTGCGGCTGATCGGGATTTTTCCGACCAGGGCTTTGTATTGCACGGTGACGACGCCGTCCTCGATGTTAGTGATGAGGAGTTTCACTGTTCCGGTCGTTGTCGCCAGAGGCAGAAACTGGCCGCGCGTGTAGTCCTTGCCGTTGATCACCGCGATGCTCGGTGTGTCCAAAATAATGGAAGTCACCTTGTACTGCTCGATGGGAATGCGGAGGAGTTGCTCCTCGTTCACCGCCGTTTTGGCACGCGGTGTGAATCCAATCGGCCAGAATGGGTTGCGGCCTTTTTCCGGCGGCACAAACGTGGACTTGGTGTGGGCGCGGTATTGGTTGACCACCGGAGTAGCCGCAGGTGTGGCAGCAGCGGGAAAGACGTGGGCGGGCTCAGAAACCACAGGCGCGCTGGGCTTCGGCGGAGGCACTTCTTGGGCGCCCGCCACAGTCACCAAAGCCAGCAGACAGATAGCAGGGAAAGTCGTTTTCATTTCAGCAAAGTTCTAAATTCACAGACGATCCGCTGGTCCTCGGGTGCGCCGGGATTTGCGTCCACTTTGATGGAGCGAACGGAGAGCAGCGGCATTTCATTTTCAAACTCCGAGAGCGCGGTCATCACGGTGACAAACGACGAGGGCGGAAAACTAACATCCCACAGGAAGTATTTGAAACGCTCCAGTCCCTCGCCGGGCACTGCCTCGGTGGTGCGGAGTTGCAGTGTTACCTTCGGCACGCCGCGCTTGGCAAAAAACTGATTCACCAGCGGCGGAAACCACGCGATGGCGGCCTCCTTCGGGATCATGCCCTCGATGGTCTGCATAGTGGCGACGGAAGTGGCGGCGCGCTCGACGGCATTTTTACCCAGCTTGATCTGCTTTCTGGAGTCCTCCAGTTTCGTCTGCAAGTCGGCAATCGCAGCCGTGTTGGTCTTCTCTTGGGAGTTGAGCGGCCCAAGCAGAAATTGGAAATAACCGTAGAGCAGAATGGCAAACATAATGCCACTCAGGACCATTTTTTGGATCTGATCTTTGTTGAACTTGGCCATGATTATTTCGTTTTGAGGGTGATCTCGAATCCGATGGAGAAGTTCGCCGTGGCGAAGCTTTTTCCACCGATGATGAGAGGCGTTTCGCTGTTTTCGAGGGAGGCAAATTGCGAGGTGACGGTGCCGTAGGTTTTGCTCAGGCGATCTTCCATGCTTTGGCGGAATCGCTCGGCCACCGCACGCGGTTCGCGTCCTGCGGAGACGCCGACCACGGTCAGCGTGACGCTTTCCTTGGTCCGATTGGCTCCATCAAATGCGCTGATTTGAATCTCCGGGCCGGTCCCGGCGACAATTTCGCTGAAAAGCGGGCCCCAGTAGAAACGGTCATCGATGAGTTTTTCCACCGCCGAGGTGGCGGCCAGAGTCTGGCTGGAGGTGGTCTCGTCGGCCTTGGCCTGGGTGGCTTTGGGCGCGATCTTGGCGAGATCGGCTTCCAGATTGTTTTTTTCCGCGGTGATCTTGCCGACGCTGGCGGATTTGACCAGATAGTAGCCGTAGAAACAAACGGCCACGATGAGGAGTGCGAGGATGCCGAGTTTGAGAGGATCGCGTTTTCGCTCGACGATCTTCGACTGTTCTTCGTGTAGGAGATTGATGTGCAGGGGCATGATATTTTACTCCGGAAACATGGCTTCGAGGGCGGCTCCGTAGGCGATGGTGAGGTTGCCCATTTCGAGGTCAAACGCTTCCACGCGGTTTTTGCCGATGGCTGTTTCCACGTTTTCAAACGGGTCCCACAGCTCGAAGGGAATATTCGTCTCGTCGCTCAACAACTGGAGCACCTGCTCCGACTTGGCGAGGCCGCCGGAAATGTAAATTTTATTGACCACTTCTTCGCGCTGACCCTCTACGAATCCAATGGAACTCCGGAGTTCGCGGGCGATGGCGATGAGTTCCTGGTGGGCGATCTCGATCATGCCTGCGTCGCCTTGATTGAAGAGAAGCATGGCCGATTGCGCCTCGATGCCGCCGCCTCTGGTGAGCGCTTCAGTGAGAATTTTTCCGCCAAATTCGACCGAGCGCACGAGCAATAATTCCCGGCGGCTGCCGACCATCACAGTGGACTGGCTGTGGCCGATATCGACCAGCATGAAGGTCTCATTCTGGAAGACCTCGGGCTGACAGTATTCAAAGGCGTTCAGTAGCGAAATGGGCGCGAGTTGGAGAAGGCCGACATTCAGGCGCAGCTTGCGAAATGCCTCGTCGAGCATGGTGACTCGGCTCCGTGGAATGCCGCAGACGAGGTATTTTAACTGCGCCTTGGGGTCGAGCGTAGCGGTGTCGGTTTTTAGAATTTGATCGCAGTCCACGACCATTTCGCTGATGTCCTGGTTCAGCAAATTGAGGCCGTTGATGAGCAATCCCCGGCGCAGCAAATCGGGCGGCGTGGGATATTGGTCGATGATTTTCAGAAAGGCGTCGGGCGAGGAAGTGGCGACGCCGATGGCTTTGGTTGGGCCGCCGAGTTCCGCGAGAATGAGCTTGAGGTGATGCACCAGCTCGTCGCTGTTTTCCAACGGGCCACCGAAGGAGCGCACGGCGAATTTGTTAACGACGGCCCTGTCGGTGCCGCGGCGTTGCAGGGCCAGCCCCTTGATGGAGTGGGTGCCGATGTCGATGCCGATGCTGGTGGAGTGAGATTTGGCCATGATTGGGGTGCGAGCTTAAATAAACATGTTTTTCTGCTGACTAAGCCAGAGATAAAGATCGATCTCCTGGCCGCATTTCATCAGCAGTTCAATGGGATTCTCCTGCCCGGCGCTGGTGGCGACGCTGACGAGGAAGATGCGCAGGATTTCCGAGGGCAGGCGCTCCCGTTCGTCGCGAGTGAGAGGCAAATGAGTGGTCTCGTCGTAGAGATCGACCCAGAGGCGGAGGTTTTGCCATGCTTGTTTGGGAACGAGCTCGACCACGGAGCCGTGGACCCGCGTGAGGTGCGTGATGACGCTCTGCATGGCATACGCGATGTCGAAAATGCGCTCGCGCTCCTGCATGAAGTCGTAGTCCACGACGGCGGCGATCTGGTCGGCTTTGTAGAGTAGATTCCAGAAATGATAATCGCCGTGAACGGTGAGCCAAGGGAGGTTGCCGACCATGCGTTCGTAGTTTTCCGCCAGCGGTTCGAGAGCCTCGCGGGCTCGGGTCAGCACCGACCGGGCCGCGTTGGCATTTGGGTCGTGCCCGATGTATTGGGCGATGACGTAGAAGCCCTCGTCGATTAATCCCATGCAATGCGCGGGGCCGATGTCGTTGCGCATTTCCGGTGGCACAGGCGTGCGCCGGCGCGAGGCTTGGTCCAGACAACGATGCAAGTCCCCCAGCATGCTCGCGGCGGAATTCATTCGCTGCCAGTCGCGATGACTGCCCAAGTCGTGCGGCACGAAACGATGAATCTCGACCAGGCGCTCGCCCCAGAGAGTCCAGGTCTTGCCGTTGCGTTTGCGCATGACCTCGGGCACGGGGAAACCCTGCTCGATCATGTCGTTGATCATGCCGTGAAGATATTCCACGCGCTCGATGTATTCCTCGCCGTGTCGAGCGCGCAGGAGAAACGTCCCCTGCCCCGTGCGAAACGGATCGGTCGTGTTGCATTGCGTCTGCGTCGGCACATCCATCTGGATCATGCGTCCGAGATCGAAATCATCGACGAGCTTTTGCAGTTGCGACCAGCTTAATTGCACCGAGGTCCGCTCGTGGCTGCGAACGCTGGAGTCGAGTCGGATCGTATTCAGAAAGTTCTCGTTGTCCTGAATCAGGCTCGCGGCCTGGGCACGGCGGCGGGCTTTTTTTCCCTGGCTCTCCTGGCTGATGTGAGTGGTGCCCGACATATCGCTTAAACTCGAATCAGGCCGCCGGCGCGCTTGCTCCGCCCTTGCAAAAACGGGAGTCGGCCTGCGTCGAAATCATGGGTTGGAAAGTCATTTTGCAATCTGGAAGCCGGAATGTAGGATTCGCGACCCATGAATAGTCTAAGCACGCGCAATGCCAGCCAGTCGCCCATTTTCGCCTACACGGCGGCGTTTGTGGTTTTCATGATCCTTCTCGCGCTCGTTCCCATGGTGGAAAAAATCCTGCCTGCGACGGGGAATCCGTGGTTTGCGAAAGGCGCGTTTCTTGTCTACCCGCTGCAGACGATTCTTTGCGGGGCGCTGCTGCTTTACGTGCGACGCCGGGTGGAATTTCGCGGAATTGCATATCTTTCGGTCACATTTGCGCTCGGCTTTTTCGTTTTTGCGATGTGGACCTCGCCTCAATTTTTCCATTGGGCACCGCCGCGCACAGACGGATTTAACCCGGATGTGTTTGCCCCCGGCTCGACGTCTTACTGGGTGACGGTCGTCCTGCGTTTTCTGCGGCTGGTCGTCGTGGTGCCATTTCTGGAGGAGATTTTCTGGCGCGGATTTCTCATGCGCTATCTGATTAGCGAGTCGTTTGAGAAAGTGCCGTTCGGCAAATACGACGTCAGGGCCTTCTGGATCACCGTGATCGCATTTGGCCTCGCCCATTACGGCAACCACGCGCTACCTGGTCAGGATTTCTATGCGGCCCTGCTCACCGGGGTGATTTACAATGCAGTGGCCTGCCTCACGAAAAGCCTCGGCACCTGCGTCTTCGTCCATGCGGTGACAAATCTTTTTCTCGGGCTCTATATCATGTTCACAAAGCAATGGGGCTTCTGGTAGCCTCCGCGCTCATGGAATCTTCGTTTCTCCAGAAGCTGGTCTTTACGATTGTCTTCGCCGCCATCACCGCAGGCATCATTCAGGCCGCCCGCCACATGGGATCGAGCGTGGAGCAATC comes from the Chthoniobacterales bacterium genome and includes:
- a CDS encoding GNAT family acetyltransferase, with the protein product MLDDRQFLIRPYQPSDRAEVRRLCCETGFLGNPIDPIFEDRELFADYLTQYYLDHEPESSFVILVDGELKGYLLGSRQPKRQQFHSFFQNISLVTRGLLRYPRYSATSKKFVHWILCNGWREVPAAPRNIPHFHINLLAEAHSVPTTRALMDAYLTYLTKCGEKQVYGQMTTFHNRRGTKMFERYGFRVINRAEITKYRDLHPEPVYLSTVLKDLTENSQLYGSRVG
- a CDS encoding phosphotransferase, encoding MSGTTHISQESQGKKARRRAQAASLIQDNENFLNTIRLDSSVRSHERTSVQLSWSQLQKLVDDFDLGRMIQMDVPTQTQCNTTDPFRTGQGTFLLRARHGEEYIERVEYLHGMINDMIEQGFPVPEVMRKRNGKTWTLWGERLVEIHRFVPHDLGSHRDWQRMNSAASMLGDLHRCLDQASRRRTPVPPEMRNDIGPAHCMGLIDEGFYVIAQYIGHDPNANAARSVLTRAREALEPLAENYERMVGNLPWLTVHGDYHFWNLLYKADQIAAVVDYDFMQERERIFDIAYAMQSVITHLTRVHGSVVELVPKQAWQNLRLWVDLYDETTHLPLTRDERERLPSEILRIFLVSVATSAGQENPIELLMKCGQEIDLYLWLSQQKNMFI
- the pilM gene encoding pilus assembly protein PilM; its protein translation is MAKSHSTSIGIDIGTHSIKGLALQRRGTDRAVVNKFAVRSFGGPLENSDELVHHLKLILAELGGPTKAIGVATSSPDAFLKIIDQYPTPPDLLRRGLLINGLNLLNQDISEMVVDCDQILKTDTATLDPKAQLKYLVCGIPRSRVTMLDEAFRKLRLNVGLLQLAPISLLNAFEYCQPEVFQNETFMLVDIGHSQSTVMVGSRRELLLVRSVEFGGKILTEALTRGGGIEAQSAMLLFNQGDAGMIEIAHQELIAIARELRSSIGFVEGQREEVVNKIYISGGLAKSEQVLQLLSDETNIPFELWDPFENVETAIGKNRVEAFDLEMGNLTIAYGAALEAMFPE
- a CDS encoding CAAX prenyl protease-related protein — encoded protein: MNSLSTRNASQSPIFAYTAAFVVFMILLALVPMVEKILPATGNPWFAKGAFLVYPLQTILCGALLLYVRRRVEFRGIAYLSVTFALGFFVFAMWTSPQFFHWAPPRTDGFNPDVFAPGSTSYWVTVVLRFLRLVVVVPFLEEIFWRGFLMRYLISESFEKVPFGKYDVRAFWITVIAFGLAHYGNHALPGQDFYAALLTGVIYNAVACLTKSLGTCVFVHAVTNLFLGLYIMFTKQWGFW